The Kitasatospora sp. NBC_00374 genome has a segment encoding these proteins:
- the eccE gene encoding type VII secretion protein EccE: MLSSRLRLQQLVLLEVAVALIAVGWTISPAMAGAFAVPAVLLAVVALLPLSGRTAPEGLRVRLALKSRRREAQYNVPPPGTDPALAPALELEPALRTYTHATETDLGDGRPMRRETGMVGDGTFLTSVLLVQAKDQPLRPNRAALPLPLDVICSALQVDDIGLESVQLVQHTQPAPAPHLPEQSLASRAYHQLPDGLTTPGLRLTWVALKLDPEKAASAVLARGGGEEGARKALQRVTDQLAGRLNSAGFTATVLDERELIAALAISICANPVAVAGRQGTGGGGLGARRTQESGKFWRIDDRWHSTYWISKWPQLSRPGGAPGRISAPDLVNLVTGSPALASTFSLTAGHGLGGSVAISGHVRVTGRSESEVAQVGRLVESRANSAGVGLTRLDLEQAPGLLATLPLGGTS; the protein is encoded by the coding sequence GTGCTCAGCAGCCGGCTCCGACTGCAGCAGCTCGTGCTGCTGGAGGTCGCCGTGGCGCTGATCGCGGTGGGCTGGACGATCAGCCCCGCGATGGCCGGCGCCTTCGCCGTGCCCGCCGTCCTGCTCGCGGTGGTGGCCCTGCTGCCGCTGTCCGGCCGGACCGCGCCCGAGGGCCTGCGGGTGCGCCTCGCCCTCAAGTCCCGCCGCAGGGAGGCGCAGTACAACGTGCCCCCGCCCGGCACCGACCCGGCCCTGGCCCCGGCCCTCGAACTCGAGCCGGCCCTGCGCACGTACACCCACGCCACCGAGACCGACCTCGGCGACGGCCGCCCGATGCGCCGGGAGACCGGCATGGTCGGCGACGGCACCTTCCTGACCTCCGTCCTGCTGGTGCAGGCCAAGGACCAGCCGCTGCGCCCGAACCGGGCCGCCCTGCCGCTGCCGCTCGACGTGATCTGCTCGGCCCTCCAGGTGGACGACATCGGCCTGGAGTCCGTCCAGCTCGTCCAGCACACCCAGCCCGCCCCGGCCCCGCACCTGCCGGAGCAGTCGCTGGCCTCCCGCGCCTACCACCAGCTGCCGGACGGGCTCACCACGCCCGGCCTGCGGCTCACCTGGGTCGCCCTCAAGCTCGACCCGGAGAAGGCGGCCTCGGCCGTCCTGGCCCGCGGCGGCGGCGAGGAGGGCGCCCGCAAGGCCCTCCAGCGGGTCACCGACCAGCTGGCCGGGCGGCTCAACAGCGCCGGCTTCACCGCCACCGTGCTGGACGAGCGCGAGCTGATCGCCGCCCTGGCCATCTCGATCTGCGCCAACCCGGTGGCCGTGGCCGGCCGCCAGGGCACCGGTGGCGGCGGTCTCGGCGCCCGCCGCACCCAGGAGAGCGGCAAGTTCTGGCGGATCGACGACCGCTGGCACAGCACCTACTGGATCTCCAAGTGGCCGCAGCTCAGCCGCCCCGGCGGCGCGCCGGGGCGGATCTCCGCCCCCGACCTGGTCAACCTGGTCACCGGCTCGCCCGCGCTGGCGAGCACCTTCAGCCTGACCGCCGGCCACGGCCTGGGCGGCTCGGTCGCGATCAGCGGACACGTCCGGGTGACCGGTCGCAGTGAGAGCGAGGTGGCCCAGGTCGGCCGCCTGGTCGAGTCCCGTGCGAACAGCGCCGGGGTCGGCCTGACCCGTCTCGACCTGGAGCAGGCACCGGGCCTGCTCGCCACGCTGCCCCTGGGAGGGACTTCCTGA
- a CDS encoding AAA family ATPase, which yields MSSDRDGVYVGDNAAEDDDDWSDAPDYTPPSWYTQSPDGAPPAQTPAAPAPAPAAPAPPVAVPPQQAAPVPAPVAPAPVAPAPPPASVAAAPVTEPPAAAPVEPQAPQPPVAQPPVAPAPVAQPPVAQPPVVQAPAEAAPVQVQAAPEPPVVPVPPQPQPPQQPLPPQTVQQAPVQPAPQPPQVQQAPPVQQYVPQPQQPQQQPPQQWPPQAPQAPQQGMPPGPPPVADPRQGGWPQPGPYPQQPQQPQQQAYPQQQGMPQAPAAFQGGGQQPTAHGAALGYTAAVELSSDRLLRGQPKAQRQQPRFQFGGKSAQADRARKLEVIRTPVMTCYRIAVISLKGGVGKTTTTTSLGATLASERQDKVVAIDANPDAGTLGRRIKRQTGATIRDLVTAIPHLRSYMDVRQFTSQDLNSGLEIVANDVDPAVSTTFDDSDYRQVIEVLGQHYPIILTDSGTGLLYSAMRGVLDLADQLIVVATPSVDGASSASTTLDWLSAHGYADLVQRSITVVSGVRETSKMIKVEDIVAHFQTRCRGVVVVPFDESLAAGAEVNLQMMRPKVRDAYFELAALVGEDIARAQQGGGWQAQGYPQQGHPQQGYPQQQPPHGYPQQQYPQQGQPGGYPGAPAPGAPWAPQPGQAPPPGYGQEQQQFPPQGAQQPPQEWLQQGQGQQQPGGQPGYGYPPPQEQGHQPPPPGYGYPPPPQQ from the coding sequence GTGAGCAGCGATCGGGACGGCGTCTACGTCGGCGACAACGCGGCGGAGGACGACGACGACTGGTCCGACGCCCCTGACTACACGCCGCCGTCCTGGTACACACAGAGCCCGGACGGCGCACCACCTGCGCAGACCCCGGCCGCCCCGGCCCCTGCCCCGGCCGCCCCGGCACCGCCGGTCGCGGTGCCGCCCCAGCAGGCCGCGCCCGTGCCGGCACCCGTCGCCCCGGCACCTGTGGCGCCCGCTCCCCCGCCGGCTTCGGTCGCCGCGGCGCCCGTCACCGAGCCGCCGGCCGCCGCCCCGGTGGAACCGCAGGCTCCCCAGCCGCCCGTCGCCCAGCCTCCGGTCGCCCCGGCACCCGTCGCGCAGCCGCCCGTCGCCCAGCCGCCCGTCGTGCAGGCGCCGGCCGAAGCCGCTCCGGTCCAGGTCCAGGCCGCGCCCGAGCCGCCGGTCGTACCCGTACCGCCCCAGCCCCAGCCCCCACAGCAGCCGCTGCCGCCGCAGACCGTCCAGCAGGCGCCCGTCCAGCCGGCGCCCCAGCCGCCGCAGGTCCAGCAGGCGCCGCCGGTCCAGCAGTACGTGCCGCAGCCCCAGCAGCCCCAGCAGCAGCCCCCGCAGCAGTGGCCGCCGCAGGCCCCGCAGGCCCCGCAGCAGGGGATGCCCCCGGGCCCGCCGCCCGTCGCGGATCCCCGCCAGGGCGGCTGGCCGCAGCCCGGCCCGTACCCCCAGCAGCCCCAGCAGCCCCAGCAGCAGGCGTACCCGCAGCAGCAGGGCATGCCGCAGGCCCCGGCCGCGTTCCAGGGTGGCGGCCAGCAGCCGACCGCGCACGGCGCGGCCCTCGGCTACACCGCCGCCGTCGAGCTGTCCTCGGACCGGCTGCTGCGCGGCCAGCCGAAGGCGCAGCGGCAGCAGCCGCGGTTCCAGTTCGGCGGCAAGTCGGCGCAGGCCGACCGGGCGCGCAAGCTGGAGGTGATCCGCACGCCGGTGATGACCTGCTACCGGATCGCGGTGATCAGCCTCAAGGGCGGCGTCGGCAAGACCACGACCACCACCTCGCTCGGCGCCACCCTGGCCAGTGAGCGGCAGGACAAGGTGGTCGCGATCGACGCCAACCCGGACGCCGGCACCCTCGGCCGCCGGATCAAGCGTCAGACCGGTGCCACCATCCGCGACCTGGTGACGGCCATCCCGCACCTGCGCAGCTACATGGACGTGCGCCAGTTCACCTCGCAGGACCTCAACTCGGGCCTGGAGATCGTCGCCAACGACGTGGACCCGGCCGTCTCGACCACCTTCGACGACTCCGACTACCGGCAGGTCATCGAGGTCCTCGGCCAGCACTACCCGATCATCCTGACGGACTCGGGCACAGGTCTGCTGTACAGCGCGATGCGCGGTGTGCTCGACCTGGCCGACCAGCTGATCGTGGTCGCCACGCCCAGCGTGGACGGCGCCAGCAGCGCCTCCACCACGCTGGACTGGCTCTCCGCGCACGGCTACGCGGACCTGGTGCAGCGCAGCATCACGGTGGTCTCTGGGGTCCGCGAGACCAGCAAGATGATCAAGGTCGAGGACATCGTCGCGCACTTCCAGACCCGCTGCCGCGGCGTCGTGGTGGTGCCCTTCGACGAGAGCCTGGCCGCCGGTGCCGAGGTCAACCTGCAGATGATGCGGCCGAAGGTCCGGGACGCCTACTTCGAGCTGGCCGCCCTGGTCGGCGAGGACATCGCCCGGGCCCAGCAGGGCGGCGGCTGGCAGGCCCAGGGGTACCCGCAGCAGGGCCACCCGCAGCAGGGCTACCCCCAGCAGCAGCCCCCGCACGGGTACCCGCAGCAGCAGTACCCGCAGCAGGGACAGCCGGGCGGCTACCCCGGCGCCCCCGCGCCCGGCGCGCCCTGGGCCCCCCAGCCGGGCCAGGCCCCGCCGCCCGGCTACGGGCAGGAGCAGCAGCAGTTCCCCCCGCAGGGCGCCCAGCAGCCGCCGCAGGAGTGGCTCCAGCAGGGGCAGGGGCAGCAGCAGCCGGGCGGCCAGCCGGGCTACGGTTACCCGCCGCCGCAGGAGCAGGGCCATCAGCCGCCCCCGCCGGGGTACGGCTACCCGCCGCCACCGCAGCAGTGA
- a CDS encoding bifunctional riboflavin kinase/FAD synthetase, which translates to MQRWRGLEEIPGDWGRSVVTIGSFDGVHRGHQLIINRVVERARELGAKSVVVTFDPHPSEVVRPGSHPPLLAPQPRRAELIEALGVDAVLVLPFTVEFSKESPEFFVQQVLVDALHARLVVEGPNFRFGHRAAGNVELLAELGRADDFEVEVLDLQVRGAAGGGEPFSSTLVRRLVAAGDLVGVAEVLGRPHRVEGVVVRGAQRGRELGYPTANVDTVPHSAVPADGVYAGWLTADGERMPAAISVGTNPTFDGTARTVEAYAIDRVGLDLYGLHVAVDFLAYLRGMEKFDSIDALLDRMADDVKRARELTEGG; encoded by the coding sequence GTGCAGCGCTGGCGTGGCCTGGAGGAGATCCCCGGGGACTGGGGGCGCAGCGTCGTCACCATCGGATCGTTCGACGGTGTGCACCGCGGCCATCAGCTGATCATCAACCGGGTGGTGGAGCGCGCCCGTGAGCTGGGCGCCAAGTCGGTCGTGGTGACGTTCGACCCGCACCCCAGCGAGGTGGTCCGGCCGGGCAGCCACCCGCCGCTGCTGGCGCCGCAGCCCCGCCGGGCGGAGCTGATCGAGGCCCTCGGGGTGGACGCGGTGCTGGTGCTGCCGTTCACCGTCGAGTTCTCCAAGGAGTCGCCGGAGTTCTTCGTCCAGCAGGTGCTGGTGGACGCGCTGCACGCGCGGCTGGTGGTCGAGGGCCCGAACTTCCGGTTCGGGCACCGGGCCGCGGGCAACGTGGAGCTGCTGGCCGAGCTGGGCCGGGCCGACGACTTCGAGGTCGAGGTGCTGGACCTGCAGGTGCGCGGCGCGGCCGGCGGCGGCGAGCCGTTCTCGTCGACGCTGGTCCGCCGGCTGGTCGCGGCCGGCGACCTGGTCGGGGTGGCCGAGGTGCTCGGCCGACCGCACCGGGTGGAGGGCGTGGTGGTCCGCGGAGCGCAGCGCGGCCGCGAACTGGGCTACCCGACCGCCAACGTCGACACCGTGCCGCACAGCGCCGTCCCGGCCGACGGGGTGTACGCGGGCTGGCTGACGGCGGACGGCGAGAGGATGCCGGCCGCGATCTCGGTGGGCACCAACCCGACCTTCGACGGCACCGCGCGCACCGTGGAGGCGTACGCCATCGACCGGGTCGGCCTGGACCTGTACGGGCTGCACGTCGCGGTGGACTTCCTCGCGTACCTGCGCGGGATGGAGAAGTTCGACTCCATCGACGCGCTGCTCGACCGGATGGCCGACGACGTGAAGCGCGCCCGGGAGCTGACCGAAGGGGGCTGA
- a CDS encoding serine protease: MSGRHTGAAADPAQALLLVRDLDGALRGLGFVADRQGTVVTAHETVAGLDRVVLHTPGGQSRVIGAESIEPLPGHGLALLRTEAVGGLPCPALPIGRCTGEPAVLLVRDGEPAVVPGGVLGRAAAVYPWQDLLLPVDGVLLLQPAFPGVGSEAGAPVVDAETGAVLAVLAPALRTSREGVLPAAPLRQDTAADGSLARLLERNAAEVPAFGPALNLAGVLQLVSVQLGTATAGPGRIADLAADRVDRSDGVCGQELQPVVTALLGTPGSGRTTECAALTVRRAGGARPLPTLWLRGADLDPADGSLADPVGRALARAAALLGVPAPEPAEAAGLARAAGRPLLVVLDAPEESPAVPEPAWLRASTHWLDTTGARLLVAARPDGWDRLTAWHPGARVHRLGPLPPDAAARAARRYGLPPDWLGPADAAHPLAVRLAGELHTAGLAGPVPGRAELFAAHLDLVCLRVARRLAAAAGPRRPGAHRRGAPPPAGEDPGRTRRLAAAVAGRVHEAARLMLGAGSGALAAEEFRRLFPEAGGWASAVLDEALFVPAGAGFRTAYEESADWLQSLHLDLDGALRLLLAQGEPAADPAGAEVAGPHRVPRHRVGPVVAALRQSVRPPGAGAAHARLHRLRLALESAEPGSETDWWAGRLLAAVLPSCPEPSEHRALLELLADRAGRDGRFGPAFWAALPLAPADRLPLLRRLVRADGPGRPFCAVVAELLTAAPRTVVPLLCAWFEDTEPCVAELAEELLFGHRRLALDDLTEALVAAAHPRADALLGRLAAEEPSALCRAVDRWSHDPRPERHVAAAVHALRTAPYATGPGRQLLRYTAHTLLAREDEPALHGAALALLVRDPATRAGQLAEALAAYRADDPFVTAEVLAPALADRPEPVLTAFRERLAGPGGRPGAALRVLAGAGDTAVARQGMLLVAGLLREQPERAGLLADYLDRLLELDRDVRPLLAEVITAPPAARRALAVLLTAPGDPRRGRLLDTLLAAERDPEVLTAVLEGVVAREAEYRPGRLRELVRRVAARWPGADALLVRCAGRCAGFALVLAEWPPDEPPPPAGPLLTRMRALTAAGRDPQYAAARAERGPGAPPPRAAAVPVPEQGRAHGTL, translated from the coding sequence ATGTCCGGGAGGCATACGGGTGCGGCGGCGGACCCGGCGCAGGCACTGCTGCTGGTCCGTGACCTGGACGGCGCCCTGCGCGGCCTCGGGTTCGTCGCGGACCGGCAGGGCACCGTGGTCACCGCGCACGAGACGGTGGCGGGCCTGGACCGGGTGGTCCTGCACACGCCCGGCGGGCAGAGCCGGGTGATCGGCGCCGAGAGCATCGAGCCGCTGCCCGGACACGGCCTGGCCCTGCTGCGGACCGAGGCCGTGGGCGGACTGCCCTGCCCCGCGCTGCCGATCGGGCGGTGCACGGGGGAGCCGGCGGTCCTGCTGGTGCGGGACGGCGAGCCGGCGGTCGTTCCCGGCGGTGTGCTGGGCCGGGCCGCCGCGGTCTATCCGTGGCAGGATCTCCTCCTCCCGGTCGACGGCGTCCTGCTGCTCCAACCCGCCTTTCCCGGAGTCGGGTCGGAGGCCGGGGCGCCGGTGGTGGACGCCGAGACCGGTGCGGTGCTGGCCGTCCTCGCCCCCGCCCTGCGGACCAGCCGCGAGGGAGTCCTGCCGGCCGCCCCGCTCCGTCAGGACACCGCTGCCGACGGCTCCCTGGCCCGGCTGCTGGAACGCAACGCCGCCGAGGTACCGGCCTTCGGGCCGGCGCTCAACCTGGCCGGGGTGCTGCAGCTGGTCTCCGTCCAGCTGGGCACGGCGACCGCGGGGCCGGGCCGGATCGCGGACCTGGCCGCGGACCGGGTCGACCGCTCGGACGGCGTCTGCGGACAGGAGTTGCAGCCGGTTGTCACCGCGCTGCTCGGCACTCCCGGCAGCGGCCGGACCACCGAGTGCGCCGCGCTGACCGTCCGGCGGGCCGGCGGCGCCCGCCCGCTGCCCACCCTGTGGCTGCGCGGAGCCGATCTGGACCCGGCGGACGGCTCGCTGGCCGACCCGGTCGGACGCGCCCTCGCCCGGGCCGCCGCGCTGCTCGGCGTCCCCGCCCCGGAGCCCGCCGAAGCAGCCGGCCTCGCCCGCGCGGCGGGCCGCCCCCTGCTGGTGGTTCTGGACGCCCCGGAGGAGTCCCCGGCGGTGCCCGAGCCGGCCTGGCTCCGGGCGAGCACCCACTGGCTGGACACCACCGGCGCCCGGCTGCTCGTCGCGGCCCGCCCGGACGGCTGGGACCGGCTGACGGCCTGGCACCCCGGCGCCCGGGTGCACCGCCTCGGCCCGCTGCCGCCCGACGCCGCCGCCCGGGCCGCCCGCCGGTACGGGCTGCCGCCCGACTGGCTGGGCCCGGCCGACGCGGCCCACCCGCTGGCCGTCCGCCTGGCGGGCGAGCTCCACACGGCCGGCCTGGCCGGACCGGTGCCCGGACGTGCCGAGCTGTTCGCCGCCCATCTCGACCTGGTCTGCCTGCGGGTGGCCCGACGGCTCGCCGCGGCGGCCGGCCCCCGCCGCCCCGGCGCGCACCGGCGGGGCGCCCCGCCCCCCGCGGGGGAGGATCCGGGGCGGACCAGGAGGCTGGCCGCGGCGGTGGCCGGCCGGGTCCACGAGGCAGCCCGGCTGATGCTCGGCGCCGGCAGCGGCGCCCTGGCCGCGGAGGAGTTCCGCCGGCTCTTCCCGGAGGCCGGCGGCTGGGCCTCGGCCGTGCTCGACGAGGCACTGTTCGTTCCGGCCGGAGCGGGCTTCCGAACCGCGTACGAGGAGTCCGCGGACTGGCTGCAGAGCCTGCACCTGGACCTCGACGGGGCGCTGCGGCTGCTGCTGGCGCAGGGGGAACCGGCCGCCGACCCCGCCGGTGCCGAGGTCGCCGGGCCGCACCGGGTGCCGCGGCACCGGGTGGGCCCGGTGGTGGCCGCGCTGAGGCAGTCGGTGCGCCCGCCCGGCGCGGGTGCGGCCCACGCGCGGCTGCACCGCCTGCGGCTGGCCCTGGAGTCCGCCGAGCCGGGCAGCGAGACCGACTGGTGGGCCGGGCGGCTGCTGGCGGCCGTCCTGCCGTCCTGTCCCGAACCGTCCGAGCACCGGGCGCTGCTGGAACTGCTCGCCGACCGGGCCGGCCGGGACGGCCGGTTCGGTCCGGCCTTCTGGGCCGCGCTGCCGCTGGCACCGGCCGACCGGCTGCCGCTGCTGCGCCGCCTGGTGCGCGCGGACGGGCCCGGCCGGCCGTTCTGCGCGGTCGTAGCCGAACTGCTGACGGCCGCGCCACGCACGGTCGTCCCGCTGCTGTGCGCGTGGTTCGAGGACACCGAGCCGTGCGTCGCGGAGCTCGCCGAGGAGCTGCTGTTCGGCCACCGCAGGCTGGCCCTCGACGATCTGACGGAGGCCCTGGTGGCGGCCGCCCATCCGCGGGCCGACGCCCTGCTCGGCCGGCTGGCCGCCGAGGAGCCCTCCGCGCTCTGCCGCGCCGTCGACCGGTGGAGCCACGACCCGCGGCCGGAGCGCCACGTCGCCGCGGCGGTGCACGCGCTGCGCACCGCCCCGTACGCGACCGGGCCGGGGCGGCAGCTGCTGCGGTACACCGCGCACACCCTGCTGGCCCGGGAGGACGAACCGGCCCTGCACGGCGCCGCGCTGGCCCTGCTGGTCCGTGATCCCGCGACCAGGGCCGGGCAGCTGGCCGAGGCCCTGGCCGCGTACCGGGCCGACGACCCGTTCGTCACCGCCGAGGTGCTGGCACCGGCGCTGGCCGACCGGCCCGAACCCGTGCTGACGGCCTTTCGGGAGCGGCTGGCCGGGCCGGGCGGCCGACCGGGCGCGGCACTGCGGGTGCTGGCGGGGGCCGGGGACACGGCGGTGGCCCGGCAGGGCATGCTCCTGGTGGCCGGGCTGCTGCGGGAGCAGCCGGAACGGGCCGGGCTGCTCGCGGACTACCTGGACCGGCTGCTGGAGCTGGACCGGGACGTCCGGCCGCTGCTCGCTGAGGTGATCACCGCCCCGCCCGCGGCCCGCCGGGCGCTGGCCGTCCTGCTCACCGCGCCCGGCGATCCGCGCCGCGGGCGGCTGCTGGACACCCTGCTGGCGGCCGAACGCGACCCCGAGGTGCTCACGGCGGTGCTGGAGGGCGTGGTGGCGCGGGAGGCCGAGTACCGGCCGGGACGGCTGCGGGAGCTGGTCCGCCGGGTGGCGGCCCGGTGGCCGGGCGCGGACGCGCTGCTGGTGCGCTGTGCGGGCCGTTGTGCCGGGTTCGCGCTGGTCCTGGCCGAATGGCCGCCGGACGAGCCACCGCCCCCGGCCGGGCCGTTGCTGACCCGGATGCGGGCGCTGACGGCGGCCGGACGGGACCCGCAGTACGCCGCCGCCCGGGCGGAGCGCGGCCCGGGCGCACCGCCGCCGCGCGCAGCTGCCGTTCCGGTGCCGGAGCAGGGACGGGCGCATGGCACGCTATAG
- the truB gene encoding tRNA pseudouridine(55) synthase TruB produces the protein MKRKGTGPDGLVIVDKPEGITSHGVVAKLRWLAGTRKVGHAGTLDPMATGVLVIGVERATRLLGHLMLTAKTYEATVRLGQTTVTDDREGEVTASSSAEGVTREAIDAGVAKLTGEIMQVPSKVSAIKIDGKRSYTRVREGEDFDIPARPTTVHSFTVHDRRATVAEDGTPVIDLDVTVECSSGTYIRALARDLGEDLGVGGHLTALRRTKVGPYGVESARTLEQLEEKLEVLPIAEAAAAAFPRWDIDADQARLLSNGMKLTAPGLGVDGPIAVFDPDGRFLALVEEKGGAARPVAVFVG, from the coding sequence ATGAAGCGCAAGGGAACCGGCCCGGACGGCCTGGTCATCGTCGACAAGCCGGAGGGCATCACCTCGCACGGGGTGGTCGCCAAGCTCAGGTGGCTGGCCGGTACCAGGAAGGTCGGCCACGCCGGCACCCTGGACCCGATGGCCACCGGCGTGCTGGTGATCGGGGTGGAGCGGGCCACCCGGCTGCTCGGGCACCTGATGCTCACCGCCAAGACCTACGAGGCCACCGTCCGGCTCGGCCAGACGACCGTGACCGACGACCGGGAGGGCGAGGTCACCGCCTCCTCCTCGGCCGAGGGCGTGACCCGGGAAGCGATCGACGCGGGCGTCGCGAAGCTCACCGGCGAGATCATGCAGGTACCGTCCAAGGTCAGCGCGATCAAGATCGACGGCAAGCGTTCCTACACCCGGGTCCGCGAGGGCGAGGACTTCGACATCCCGGCCCGGCCGACCACCGTGCACTCCTTCACCGTGCACGACCGCCGCGCGACGGTGGCCGAGGACGGCACCCCCGTGATCGACCTGGACGTCACCGTGGAGTGCTCCTCCGGCACCTACATCCGGGCGCTCGCCCGCGACCTGGGCGAGGACCTCGGGGTCGGCGGCCACCTCACCGCGCTGCGCCGGACCAAGGTCGGCCCGTACGGGGTGGAGTCGGCGCGCACGCTGGAGCAGCTGGAGGAGAAGCTGGAGGTACTGCCGATCGCCGAGGCGGCCGCCGCGGCCTTCCCGCGCTGGGACATCGACGCCGACCAGGCCCGGCTGCTGTCCAACGGGATGAAGCTCACGGCTCCCGGGCTGGGCGTGGACGGCCCGATCGCGGTCTTCGACCCGGACGGGCGCTTCCTGGCCCTGGTCGAGGAGAAGGGCGGCGCCGCCCGTCCGGTCGCCGTCTTCGTCGGCTGA
- a CDS encoding bifunctional oligoribonuclease/PAP phosphatase NrnA: protein MAGEPAPAGTTTGAASTSTVEGALAVLPGPRAEAPGLEHEWQRAVAAIGRAPVIDLICHINPDGDALGSALAAGLALRSLGHRVRVSFGDDPQVVPESLSFLPGQDLLVPASEVPDEPELVVCFDVAAESRLGLLHAKAFAAPVLVVIDHHASNPGFGTHRLIDPTAPATAVLVDELLRRLGVPLDQQLATCLYTGVATDTGSFRYAATTPATHELAGRLLATGIRHDEISRQLWDTSSFGYLKVLAAALDRARYEPEQAGGRGLVWTWVPYQDLVLYGVTVEELEGLIDVLRRPAEAEVALVLKQDPDGTLRGSSRSRGTVDVAAVCAELGGGGHVYAAGFAAREDVVATMARFRAALDRRS, encoded by the coding sequence ATGGCGGGCGAGCCGGCACCGGCCGGCACCACCACGGGGGCGGCCTCCACCAGCACGGTGGAGGGCGCCCTCGCGGTGCTTCCGGGCCCGCGGGCCGAGGCGCCGGGCCTGGAGCACGAGTGGCAGCGCGCCGTCGCGGCGATCGGCCGTGCACCGGTGATCGACCTGATCTGCCACATCAACCCGGACGGCGACGCCCTCGGCTCCGCCCTCGCGGCCGGCCTGGCGCTGCGCTCGCTCGGCCACCGGGTGCGGGTCTCGTTCGGCGACGACCCGCAGGTCGTCCCCGAGTCGCTGTCCTTCCTGCCCGGCCAGGACCTCCTCGTGCCCGCGTCCGAGGTGCCCGACGAGCCGGAGCTGGTGGTCTGCTTCGACGTGGCCGCCGAGAGCCGGCTCGGGCTGCTGCACGCCAAGGCCTTCGCCGCGCCCGTCCTGGTGGTCATCGACCACCACGCCTCCAACCCCGGCTTCGGCACCCACCGGCTGATCGACCCGACCGCCCCCGCCACCGCCGTCCTGGTCGACGAACTGCTGCGCCGCCTCGGCGTCCCGCTCGACCAGCAGCTGGCCACCTGCCTCTACACCGGCGTCGCCACCGACACCGGCTCCTTCCGGTACGCCGCCACCACCCCCGCCACGCACGAGCTGGCCGGGCGGCTGCTGGCCACCGGCATCCGGCACGACGAGATCTCCCGGCAGCTCTGGGACACCTCCTCCTTCGGGTACCTCAAGGTGCTCGCCGCCGCCCTGGACCGGGCCCGCTACGAGCCCGAGCAGGCCGGCGGCCGCGGACTGGTGTGGACCTGGGTCCCGTACCAGGACCTGGTGCTGTACGGCGTCACCGTCGAGGAGCTGGAGGGCCTGATCGACGTGCTGCGGCGCCCGGCCGAGGCCGAGGTCGCCCTGGTCCTCAAGCAGGACCCGGACGGCACCCTGCGCGGCTCCAGCCGCTCCCGGGGCACCGTCGACGTCGCCGCGGTCTGCGCCGAGCTGGGCGGCGGCGGGCACGTGTACGCCGCCGGGTTCGCCGCCCGCGAGGACGTGGTGGCCACGATGGCCCGCTTCCGGGCCGCGCTGGACCGCCGGTCGTAG
- the rbfA gene encoding 30S ribosome-binding factor RbfA, with translation MTDTARARKLADRIQVVVAETLQRRIKDPRLGYVTITDARVTGDLREATVFYTVYGDETERLASAAALESAKGVLRSEVGRQTGVRFTPTLTFVADALPDNAKNIDDLLDRARQSDAAVRTVAAGATYAGEADPYRVPGSERDDADEDE, from the coding sequence GTGACCGACACCGCAAGGGCGCGCAAGCTCGCAGACCGCATCCAGGTGGTCGTGGCCGAGACCCTGCAGCGCCGGATCAAGGACCCGCGGCTGGGCTACGTGACCATCACGGACGCCCGGGTCACCGGGGACCTGCGCGAGGCCACCGTCTTCTACACCGTCTACGGTGACGAGACCGAGCGGCTGGCCAGTGCCGCGGCGCTGGAGAGCGCCAAGGGCGTGCTGCGTTCCGAGGTCGGCAGGCAGACCGGGGTGCGTTTCACCCCGACGCTGACCTTCGTGGCCGACGCACTGCCCGACAACGCCAAGAACATCGACGACCTGCTCGACCGGGCCCGGCAGTCCGACGCGGCGGTCCGCACCGTCGCCGCCGGCGCCACGTACGCCGGGGAGGCCGACCCCTACCGGGTGCCGGGCTCCGAGCGCGACGACGCGGACGAGGACGAGTAG
- a CDS encoding DUF503 domain-containing protein: MFVGTLTFDLLLGDVHSLKEKRSIVRPIVAELQRKYSVCAAETGNQELHRRAEIGLAVVSGEAGYVTEILDSCERLVAGRPEVQLLSARRRFHNDDDD; this comes from the coding sequence ATGTTCGTGGGAACACTCACCTTCGACCTGCTCCTCGGCGACGTCCACTCGCTCAAGGAGAAGCGTTCGATCGTGCGGCCCATCGTGGCCGAACTGCAGCGCAAGTACAGCGTGTGCGCTGCGGAGACCGGGAACCAGGAGCTGCACCGCAGGGCCGAGATCGGCCTCGCGGTGGTGTCCGGCGAAGCCGGGTACGTGACCGAGATCCTGGACAGCTGTGAGCGGCTCGTCGCCGGCCGCCCCGAAGTGCAACTGCTCTCCGCCCGGAGGCGGTTCCACAACGACGACGATGACTGA